The Elgaria multicarinata webbii isolate HBS135686 ecotype San Diego chromosome 1, rElgMul1.1.pri, whole genome shotgun sequence genome has a window encoding:
- the STMN3 gene encoding stathmin-3 isoform X1: MASTVSGITDVTREAWDPAMQKWLPRSSAYKEKMKELSLLSLICSCFHTQPHPNTIYQYGDMEVKQLDKRASGQSFEVILKSPSDLSPESPVLSSPPKKRDLSLEELQKRLEAAEERRKSQEAQVLKQLAEKREHEREVLHKALEENNNFSRLAEEKLNYKMELSKEIREAHLAALRERLREKELHAAEVRRNKEQREEISG; the protein is encoded by the exons GTATTACAGATGTTACTAGAGAGGCATGGGACCCAGCCATGCAGAAGTGGCTTCCACGCAGCTCAG CTTACAAAGAGAAAATGAAGGAACTGTCTCTGCTTTCGTTGATCTGCTCCTGTTTCCACACCCAGCCACATCCAAACACCATCTACCAGTATGGAG ATATGGAAGTCAAGCAGCTGGACAAGAGGGCTTCTGGCCAGAGCTTTGAAGTGATTCTGAAATCACCCTCCGACTTATCTCCTGAGAGTCcagtcctctcctctccccccaagAAGAGGGACCTTTCCCTGGAAGAACTGCAGAAGAGGCTGGAGGctgcagaggagaggaggaag AGCCAGGAGGCCCAGGTCCTGAAGCAGCTGGCAGAGAAGCGTGAGCATGAGAGGGAGGTGCTGCACAAGGCCTTGGAAGAGAACAACAACTTCAGCCGGCTGGCTGAGGAGAAGCTCAACTACAAGATGGAGCTGAGCAAGGAGATCCGTGAAGCCCATCTAGCCGCCTTGAGGGAGCGACTCCGTGAGAAG GAACTGCATGCAGCTGAGGTGCGCAGGAACAAGGAGCAACGGGAAGAGATTTCAGGataa
- the STMN3 gene encoding stathmin-3 isoform X2, whose translation MASTVSAYKEKMKELSLLSLICSCFHTQPHPNTIYQYGDMEVKQLDKRASGQSFEVILKSPSDLSPESPVLSSPPKKRDLSLEELQKRLEAAEERRKSQEAQVLKQLAEKREHEREVLHKALEENNNFSRLAEEKLNYKMELSKEIREAHLAALRERLREKELHAAEVRRNKEQREEISG comes from the exons CTTACAAAGAGAAAATGAAGGAACTGTCTCTGCTTTCGTTGATCTGCTCCTGTTTCCACACCCAGCCACATCCAAACACCATCTACCAGTATGGAG ATATGGAAGTCAAGCAGCTGGACAAGAGGGCTTCTGGCCAGAGCTTTGAAGTGATTCTGAAATCACCCTCCGACTTATCTCCTGAGAGTCcagtcctctcctctccccccaagAAGAGGGACCTTTCCCTGGAAGAACTGCAGAAGAGGCTGGAGGctgcagaggagaggaggaag AGCCAGGAGGCCCAGGTCCTGAAGCAGCTGGCAGAGAAGCGTGAGCATGAGAGGGAGGTGCTGCACAAGGCCTTGGAAGAGAACAACAACTTCAGCCGGCTGGCTGAGGAGAAGCTCAACTACAAGATGGAGCTGAGCAAGGAGATCCGTGAAGCCCATCTAGCCGCCTTGAGGGAGCGACTCCGTGAGAAG GAACTGCATGCAGCTGAGGTGCGCAGGAACAAGGAGCAACGGGAAGAGATTTCAGGataa